One Solanum pennellii chromosome 10, SPENNV200 genomic region harbors:
- the LOC107001766 gene encoding uncharacterized protein LOC107001766, producing the protein MKDVSELQSPNSNSHHTDETCEHSKDAPSAQTPHHLFEGTMNEDTSDSTPSGSISPDTRETMNTLIADLGSLPIHANQQKLTENQSLLSDSQLPIDISITNIVVRSEINTPHARIRMPSRNCKSPYLTSFGSTEKGKAVMTDVIRPNFPFQGCEITNQAPSYLIDEFIEWVTTGLLKAHSKKKPSEDKYKSRASSLGFEMMDYVVAFPTNKNWFYAMSQPKNCWTDQHIDVIFYYIRKNSKLRSMNQYRYTTVNGLFSTHINNIHDRYYNNEADDDISTQEHLDRARAVSVHER; encoded by the exons ATGAAGGACGTTTCAGAACTTCAATCCCCAAATTCAAATAGTCATCATACTGATGAAACATGTGAACACAGTAAG gATGCTCCATCAGCGCAAACGCCTCATCATTTATTTGAAGGAACAATGAACGAAGATACATCG GATTCTACACCATCTGGTTCAATATCTCCAGATACACGAGAAACCATGAATACACTTATTGCTGATCTAGGAAGTCTGCCTATTCATGCAAATCaacagaagttaaccgaaaATCAAAGTTTGCTTTCGGACAGTCAATTACCAATTGATATTTCAATCACAAATATTGTTGTCCGAAGCGAAATAAATACTCCTCATGCACGTATCCGGATGCCTTCGAGAAACTGCAAATCTCCTTATTTAACTTCATTTGGGTCAACTGAAAAAGGAAAAGCGGTCATGACTGATGTAATTCGTCCAAATTTTCCATTTCAAGGATGTGAGATCACAAACCAAGCCCCTTCATATCTGATTGATGAGTTTATTGAGTGGGTTACTACAGGGCTTCTTAAAGCTCATTCAAAAAA GAAACCATCAGAAGATAAATACAAATCAAGAGCATCTTCATTGGGTTTTGAAATGATGGATTATGTCGTTGCATTTCCGACAAATAAGAATTGGTTTTATGCCATGTCTCAGCCTAAAAACTGTTGGACTGATCAG cacATCGATGTTATTTTTTACTACATTcgtaaaaattcaaaacttcgAAGCATGAATCAGTATAGATACACAACAGTCAATGGTTTGTTCAGCACACATATCAACAATATCCATGATAGGTATTATAACAATGAGGCTGATGATGATATTAGTACCCAAGAACACCTTGATCGTGCAAGAGCTGTATCAGTACATGAGAGGTAA